In Phyllostomus discolor isolate MPI-MPIP mPhyDis1 chromosome 3, mPhyDis1.pri.v3, whole genome shotgun sequence, a single genomic region encodes these proteins:
- the MAPK3 gene encoding mitogen-activated protein kinase 3, which produces MAAAAAQGGGGGEPGGADGVGPGGPGEVEIVKGQPFDVGPRYTQLQYIGEGAYGMVSSAYDHICKTRVAIKKISPFEHQTYCQRTLREIQILLRFRHENVIGIRDILRAPTLEAMRDVYIVQDLMETDLYKLLKSQQLSNDHVCYFLYQILRGLKYIHSANVLHRDLKPSNLLINTTCDLKICDFGLARIADPEHDHTGFLTEYVATRWYRAPEIMLNSKGYTKSIDIWSVGCILAEMLSNRPIFPGKHYLDQLNHILGILGSPSQEDLNCIINMKARNYLQSLPSKTKVAWAKLFPKSDSKALDLLDRMLTFNPNKRITVEEALAHPYLEQYYDPTDEPVAEEPFTFDMELDDLPKERLKELIFQETARFQPGVLEAT; this is translated from the exons atggcggcagcggcagctcaggggggcgggggcggggagcccgGAGGAGCAGATGGGGTCGGCCCGGGGGGCCCGGGGGAAGTGGAGATAGTGAAGGGGCAGCCGTTCGACGTGGGCCCGCGATACACGCAGCTGCAGTACATCGGCGAGGGCGCGTATGGCATGGTCAG CTCAGCCTACGACCACATATGCAAGACACGCGTGGCCATCAAGAAAATCAGCCCCTTCGAGCATCAGACCTACTGCCAGCGCACACTGCGGGAAATCCAGATCTTGCTGCGTTTCCGCCACGAGAATGTCATCGGCATCCGAGACATTCTTCGGGCACCTACCCTGGAAGCCATGAGGGATGT CTACATTGTGCAGGACCTGATGGAGACAGACCTGTACAAGTTGCTCAAAAGCCAGCAGCTGAGCAACGACCACGTCTGCTACTTCCTCTACCAGATCCTGCGGGGCCTCAAGTATATCCACTCAGCCAACGTGCTCCACCGGGATTTAAAGCCCTCCAACCTGCTCATCAATACCACCTGCGACCTTAAG ATCTGTGATTTTGGCCTGGCCCGGATTGCTGATCCTGAGCATGACCACACCGGCTTCCTGACAGAATACGTGGCCACACGCTGGTACCGGGCCCCAGAGATCATGCTTAACTCCAAG ggctaTACCAAGTCCATCGACATCTGGTCTGTGGGCTGCATTCTGGCTGAGATGCTCTCCAACCGGCCCATCTTCCCTGGCAAGCACTACCTGGACCAGCTCAACCACATTCTGG GTATCCTGGGCTCCCCGTCCCAGGAGGACCTGAATTGTATCATCAACATGAAGGCCCGAAACTACCTACAGTCCCTGCCTTCCAAGACCAAGGTGGCCTGGGCCAAGCTTTTTCCCAAATCAGACTCCAAAG CCCTTGACCTGCTGGACCGGATGTTGACCTTTAACCCCAATAAGCGGATCACAGTGGAAGAAGCCTTGGCTCACCCCTACCTGGAGCAGTACTATGACCCAACAGATGAG CCGGTGGCTGAGGAACCTTTCACCTTTGACATGGAGCTGGATGATCTACCCAAGGAGCGGCTGAAGGAGCTCATATTCCAGGAGACAGCCCGCTTCCAGCCTGGGGTGCTGGAGGCCACCTAA
- the GDPD3 gene encoding lysophospholipase D GDPD3 yields MSPLLYYALPALGSYVMVSIFFLRRPRLLHTPWAPTFCPRLAAHRGGSGEKLENTMEAMENSMAQRADLLELDCQLTRDGVVVVSHDDNLYRQSGVNKDVDSLAFEELPLYKEELEVYFSPGHFAHGSDRRMVSLEDMFRRFPRTPMSVEVKGENEKLIHKIASLVRHFDRNEITIWASEKSSVMKKCKAANPEMPFSFTIRRGFWLLLLYYLGLLPFIPIPEKFFICFLPTIINRTYFPFSSPVLNQLAAVVSKWLIMRKSLIQHLEQRGVQVIFWCLNEESDFEVAYNLGATGVMTDYPTALRRYLDNRGAQ; encoded by the exons ATGAGCCCTCTGTTGTACTATGCCCTGCCCGCCCTGGGCAGCTATGTCATGGTCTCCATCTTCTTCCTGCGACGGCCTCGCCTGCTGCACACACCTTGGGCTCCTACCTTCTGCCCCCGCCTGGCGGCCCACCGCGGAG GATCTGGAGAGAAGCTGGAGAACACCATGGAGGCCATGGAAAA CTCCATGGCCCAGCGGGCAGACCTCCTAGAGCTCGACTGCCAGCTGACTCGGGACGGCGTGGTGGTGGTGTCGCACGACGACAACCTGTACCGCCAGTCAGGAGTGAACAAGGATGTGGACAGCCTGGCCTTTGAG GAGCTGCCCCTCTAcaaggaggagctggaggtgTACTTCTCACCAG GCCACTTTGCACATGGGTCAGACAGGCGCATGGTGAGTCTGGAGGACATGTTCCGGAGGTTCCCTCGGACGCCCATGAGTGTGGAGGTCAAAGGGGAAAACGAGAAGCTCATTCACAAG ATAGCCAGCCTGGTGAGGCACTTTGACCGCAATGAAATCACCATCTGGGCCTCAGAGAAGAGCTCAGTCATGAAGAAGTGCAAGGCTGCC aacCCCGAGATGCCGTTCTCCTTCACAATAAGACGAGGATTCTGGTTGTTACTGCTGTATTACCTGGGGCTACTGCCCTTCATCCCTATCCCTGAGAAGTTCTTCATCTGCTTCCTTCCCACCATCATCAACAG GACCTACTTCCCTTTCTCCAGCCCTGTGCTGAACCAGCTGGCAGCTGTGGTTTCTAAATG GCTCATCATGAGGAAAAGTCTGATCCAACACTTGGAGCAACGAGGAGTGCAG gTGATATTTTGGTGCCTTAATGAAGAGTCTGATTTTGAAGTGGCCTACAATCTGGGAGCCACTGGCGTCATGACCGATTATCCCACAGCCCTGAGGCGCTACCTGGACAACCGTGGGGCCCAGTGA